Proteins found in one Chloroflexota bacterium genomic segment:
- a CDS encoding general stress protein — translation MSKAIVKLFRDPGHAARAVADLLAKGFKSEEIGILVKGDVGLELAGKMGKDPARRQLAGVGEMIALGPLAQNEEAPLKTLELPQDVLGYYEMGLKLGGVLLTVQSQKKEGEVRRLLLRAEVTPGEKAEGGFPRAERMTATDPVDAKMTGDFRRY, via the coding sequence ATGTCTAAGGCGATAGTTAAGCTCTTCCGGGACCCCGGCCACGCCGCAAGGGCAGTAGCAGACCTGCTGGCGAAGGGTTTCAAGTCCGAGGAGATCGGCATCCTGGTAAAGGGCGATGTCGGCCTGGAACTGGCCGGGAAAATGGGGAAGGACCCCGCCCGCCGGCAGCTCGCCGGGGTGGGGGAGATGATAGCCTTAGGCCCCCTGGCCCAGAATGAGGAGGCCCCTCTGAAGACTCTGGAGTTGCCCCAGGATGTCTTGGGCTACTACGAGATGGGGCTGAAGCTGGGAGGGGTGCTGCTCACTGTCCAGTCCCAGAAAAAGGAGGGAGAGGTCCGCCGACTGCTCCTCCGGGCGGAGGTGACCCCGGGGGAGAAGGCTGAGGGCGGCTTTCCCCGGGCGGAGCGGATGACTGCTACCGACCCCGTAGATGCCAAGATGACTGGCGATTTCCGCAGGTATTAG
- the cdhC gene encoding CO dehydrogenase/CO-methylating acetyl-CoA synthase complex subunit beta, whose amino-acid sequence MSRFIATQAIKGAHGVVKEAERLLKETEVKLGRDVAIAFPNTAYFLPTIYTMTGHKVSKLSDLKVPLDLAKSLLPDVPRDNVWLPYLGETLDAGMATLFAEEIIEGLRFARGEQPETRNGFRFNGPIDDVQMRAWGIQMVDGRMPGFAAIVGAAKSNEVAVKIVRELQSKGQLIFLSGNNKGRSIVDQLLESGVDLGYDTFTVPFGTDTISAVYALGYASRAAISFGGVKPGDFRQILLYNKFRCFAFALALGPVDELKYATAAGAINYGFPVIADTAIPNILPVGITRYEHVVSLPFDDIPGKDDMERAERLVQRCIEVRGIKVKIAKVPIPVAYGPAFEGEVVRKENLSHEFGGKGGVCFEWLTMRGMDEVEDGKITVVGPDIDTLPPGKVPLGILVEVAGRKMNKDFEPVLERQIHHFINGAEGIQHMGQRDIAWIRFAKPSVAKGFRIKHLGDILHTNFHNQFGAIVDKVQITLYTEESKVRELLEKARQVYQERNVRTAGLTDEAVDTYYSCTLCQSFAPNHVCVINPERVGLCGAYNWLDCRAAYEINPRGSNQPIPKKKVIDAEKGEWEGVNSFIYECSHNNVNRFTVYSLMDAPMTTCGCCECVMALLPEANGVMIVSRDDYGMTPLGMTFTTLMGLVGGGLQTPGMMGHGKFYVTSKKFIKAEGGIKRVVWMSKNLKEEMAEELQQVCEREGVPDLMDKIADGTGVTTVEELVPFLEKVGHPALTLPPIL is encoded by the coding sequence ATGTCTCGCTTTATAGCTACCCAGGCTATCAAGGGGGCCCACGGCGTGGTCAAGGAAGCCGAGAGGCTCCTCAAGGAAACAGAGGTCAAACTGGGCCGCGATGTCGCCATAGCTTTCCCCAACACGGCCTATTTTCTCCCTACCATCTACACGATGACCGGCCACAAGGTATCCAAGCTCTCGGACCTGAAGGTCCCCCTGGACCTCGCCAAGAGCCTGCTCCCGGACGTGCCCCGGGACAATGTGTGGCTTCCCTACCTGGGAGAGACCCTGGACGCCGGGATGGCCACCCTCTTTGCCGAGGAAATTATCGAGGGCCTGAGGTTTGCCCGGGGTGAGCAGCCGGAGACGAGGAACGGCTTCCGCTTCAACGGCCCCATTGACGATGTGCAGATGAGGGCCTGGGGCATCCAGATGGTGGACGGACGCATGCCCGGGTTTGCCGCCATCGTGGGGGCCGCCAAGAGCAACGAAGTGGCGGTGAAGATCGTGCGGGAGCTCCAGTCCAAAGGCCAGCTCATATTCCTTTCGGGCAATAACAAGGGCCGCTCCATTGTGGACCAGCTCCTGGAGTCGGGGGTGGACCTGGGGTATGACACCTTCACGGTCCCCTTTGGCACCGACACCATCTCGGCTGTCTACGCCCTGGGCTACGCCAGCCGGGCGGCCATCAGCTTTGGCGGTGTGAAGCCCGGGGACTTCCGCCAGATACTGCTCTACAACAAGTTCCGCTGCTTCGCCTTCGCTCTGGCCCTGGGGCCGGTGGACGAACTCAAATACGCCACCGCTGCCGGGGCCATCAACTATGGCTTCCCCGTCATCGCTGACACCGCCATCCCCAATATCTTGCCGGTGGGGATTACGAGGTATGAGCACGTGGTAAGCCTGCCCTTTGACGACATCCCCGGGAAGGATGACATGGAGAGGGCGGAGAGGCTGGTGCAGCGTTGCATTGAGGTGCGGGGCATCAAGGTAAAGATTGCCAAGGTCCCCATCCCTGTGGCCTACGGCCCGGCCTTTGAGGGGGAGGTGGTGAGGAAGGAGAACCTTTCCCACGAGTTTGGGGGCAAGGGCGGGGTCTGCTTTGAATGGCTCACCATGAGGGGCATGGATGAGGTGGAGGACGGGAAGATTACAGTGGTGGGCCCGGATATAGATACCCTGCCACCGGGCAAGGTCCCCCTGGGGATATTGGTGGAGGTAGCGGGCAGGAAGATGAACAAGGACTTTGAGCCCGTCCTGGAGCGCCAGATACACCATTTCATCAACGGGGCCGAGGGCATCCAGCACATGGGCCAGAGGGACATCGCCTGGATCCGTTTCGCCAAGCCTTCCGTGGCCAAGGGCTTCAGGATAAAACACCTGGGAGATATACTCCACACCAACTTCCACAACCAGTTCGGGGCCATCGTGGACAAGGTGCAGATAACCCTCTACACAGAGGAAAGCAAGGTGCGGGAGCTTCTGGAGAAGGCCCGCCAGGTCTACCAGGAGCGCAATGTGCGCACCGCCGGCCTCACCGATGAGGCGGTGGACACTTACTACAGCTGCACCCTGTGCCAGTCCTTCGCCCCCAACCATGTCTGCGTCATTAACCCGGAGCGAGTGGGGCTGTGCGGGGCCTACAACTGGCTGGACTGCCGGGCCGCCTATGAGATAAACCCCAGGGGCTCCAACCAGCCCATCCCCAAGAAAAAGGTCATTGACGCGGAAAAGGGAGAGTGGGAGGGGGTCAACAGTTTCATCTATGAGTGCTCCCACAACAATGTGAACCGCTTCACCGTCTATTCCCTGATGGATGCCCCCATGACCACCTGCGGCTGCTGCGAGTGCGTCATGGCGCTGCTGCCCGAGGCCAACGGGGTGATGATTGTGTCCCGGGACGACTACGGCATGACCCCCCTGGGCATGACATTCACCACCTTGATGGGCCTGGTGGGCGGGGGGCTCCAGACCCCGGGCATGATGGGGCACGGCAAGTTCTACGTCACCAGCAAGAAGTTCATCAAGGCAGAAGGGGGCATCAAGAGGGTGGTGTGGATGAGCAAGAACCTGAAGGAGGAGATGGCGGAAGAGCTCCAGCAGGTGTGTGAGCGGGAGGGCGTCCCGGACCTCATGGACAAGATAGCCGATGGCACTGGCGTCACCACCGTTGAGGAGCTCGTCCCCTTCCTGGAGAAGGTGGGCCACCCCGCCCTGACCCTGCCCCCTATCCTCTAG
- a CDS encoding acetyl-CoA decarbonylase/synthase complex subunit delta, translated as MAVVAEVPVEKWVGQVHEVRLGGNGRREVVVGGETTLPFLRFEGALPHPPVVAIEVRDREPRDWPAPLSGAWGDALKDPGAWAKKATQFGAEIICLRLASAHPEEGDTGADQARRVVETVLGAVDLPLIILGPEVPAKDNEVLVAASEVARGQRVALGPCVEKNYRTIAAACLADGHVAIAKTPIEINLAKQLNILLLDLGLSPDQVLVDPSTGALGYGLEYSYSVMERLRLAGLTGDKMTAMPMFNTVGEETWRQKESRAAGGMPPSWGEWEERALLWEEITAIGLLHAGSDIVVLRHPRSVEKVKRAIQALSGK; from the coding sequence ATGGCAGTCGTGGCAGAGGTGCCCGTAGAGAAGTGGGTGGGCCAGGTCCATGAGGTGAGACTGGGAGGCAATGGCCGGAGGGAGGTGGTGGTGGGCGGGGAGACCACCCTCCCCTTCCTCCGCTTTGAGGGGGCCCTCCCTCACCCCCCGGTGGTAGCCATAGAGGTCCGGGACAGGGAACCCAGGGACTGGCCCGCCCCTCTCTCGGGGGCCTGGGGTGATGCCCTCAAAGACCCGGGCGCCTGGGCAAAAAAAGCCACCCAGTTCGGGGCCGAGATTATCTGCCTCCGCCTGGCCAGCGCCCATCCCGAAGAAGGGGATACCGGGGCCGACCAGGCCCGCCGGGTGGTGGAGACGGTGCTGGGGGCGGTGGACCTCCCCCTCATCATCCTGGGCCCCGAGGTGCCGGCCAAGGACAACGAGGTCCTGGTGGCAGCCTCGGAGGTAGCCCGGGGGCAGCGGGTGGCCCTCGGCCCCTGCGTGGAGAAGAACTACCGCACCATCGCCGCCGCCTGTCTGGCTGATGGCCATGTGGCTATCGCCAAGACCCCTATTGAGATAAACCTGGCCAAACAGCTCAACATCCTCCTCCTGGACCTGGGCCTTTCCCCCGACCAGGTACTTGTTGACCCCTCCACCGGTGCCCTGGGCTACGGCCTGGAATACAGCTATTCGGTTATGGAGCGCCTGAGATTGGCCGGGCTCACGGGGGACAAGATGACAGCCATGCCCATGTTCAACACCGTGGGAGAGGAGACCTGGCGGCAGAAGGAGTCCAGGGCCGCCGGGGGGATGCCCCCTTCCTGGGGGGAGTGGGAGGAGCGGGCCCTCCTCTGGGAGGAGATAACCGCCATCGGGTTGCTCCACGCCGGCTCGGATATTGTGGTCCTGCGCCACCCCCGTTCAGTGGAAAAGGTGAAGAGGGCCATCCAGGCCCTCTCGGGTAAATAG